The Williamsoniiplasma somnilux genome includes a window with the following:
- the rplW gene encoding 50S ribosomal protein L23, with translation MHLTEVIKKPVLTEKSYLGHAGNVYTFLVDKKANKTQIKKTFEEIFEVKVETVRTMNYSGKDKRMGKFVGKTNAYKKAIIVLKDGEKLDVLNDL, from the coding sequence ATGCATTTAACTGAAGTTATTAAAAAACCAGTGTTAACTGAAAAATCATACTTAGGTCATGCTGGCAATGTTTACACTTTCTTAGTGGACAAAAAAGCTAATAAAACTCAAATCAAAAAAACTTTTGAAGAAATTTTTGAAGTAAAAGTTGAAACAGTTAGAACAATGAACTACTCAGGAAAAGATAAAAGAATGGGTAAATTTGTTGGAAAAACAAACGCTTATAAAAAAGCAATCATCGTTTTAAAAGATGGTGAAAAATTAGACGTATTAAACGATTTATAG
- a CDS encoding ABC transporter permease subunit, whose amino-acid sequence MLKVKKQFLLDKKLLSTHLGVNWKLITFYAVFWLIVSVIVLVTLVMLSGQTTIASFAMIKRDQDAHWGGWTTTSGYGISWGLHNVIASTPGIVFFGIVTISLVSVAIIKELKSGQINLWMTSQLSRNQILFSKNIYIWISLLIIQSPSFIFILIFSGISNDATTNLVYVFLQMLYFFIFTLLMSSLFTFIAVSLSEKGYLWVIICSAILFYALVMWVLTLVYALFKENPDLNSITQVLKYVQYFTPESLIANWINYVSISDPDLEKIKETLAPGEQITIYGNRVSTNIVWSVLSPIINIFISSVFTFLAISMFKNKDLSI is encoded by the coding sequence ATGTTAAAAGTTAAAAAACAATTTTTACTAGACAAAAAATTGCTTTCCACTCATCTAGGAGTTAATTGAAAATTGATAACATTTTATGCAGTTTTTTGATTGATTGTTTCAGTTATTGTTTTAGTAACTTTGGTTATGTTATCGGGACAAACAACAATCGCTTCCTTTGCAATGATAAAAAGAGACCAGGATGCGCATTGAGGTGGATGAACTACGACTTCAGGTTATGGCATTTCATGAGGATTGCATAATGTAATTGCATCTACTCCGGGAATTGTTTTCTTTGGGATAGTGACAATTTCATTAGTTTCAGTCGCAATAATTAAGGAATTAAAATCTGGACAAATAAACTTATGAATGACTAGTCAATTATCAAGAAATCAAATTTTATTTTCTAAGAACATTTATATTTGGATATCTTTATTAATTATTCAATCACCAAGTTTTATATTCATTTTAATTTTTTCGGGAATATCAAATGATGCTACTACAAATCTTGTTTATGTATTTTTACAAATGCTTTACTTTTTTATTTTTACTTTATTAATGTCCTCTTTGTTTACTTTTATAGCAGTTAGTTTAAGCGAAAAAGGATATCTTTGAGTAATAATTTGTTCAGCAATTTTGTTTTATGCATTAGTGATGTGAGTTTTGACTTTAGTATATGCTTTGTTTAAAGAGAATCCAGATTTAAATTCGATAACCCAAGTTTTAAAATATGTTCAATATTTTACTCCTGAGTCGTTAATTGCAAATTGAATTAATTATGTTTCTATTAGTGATCCGGATTTAGAAAAAATTAAAGAAACACTTGCGCCAGGAGAGCAAATAACAATATATGGAAATCGTGTTTCTACAAATATTGTTTGAAGCGTTTTATCCCCAATTATTAATATTTTCATATCTAGTGTATTTACTTTTTTAGCAATCTCTATGTTTAAAAACAAAGACTTAAGTATTTAA
- the rpsS gene encoding 30S ribosomal protein S19, with translation MSRSLKKGPFIDEYLFKKVEALGEKKEVIKTWSRRSTIFPEFIGHTFGVYNGKEFIPVYVTEDMVGHKLGEFAPTRKFGGHGDDKGKK, from the coding sequence ATGTCTAGATCATTAAAAAAAGGACCATTCATTGATGAATACTTATTTAAAAAAGTAGAAGCATTGGGTGAGAAAAAAGAAGTAATTAAAACTTGATCACGCAGATCAACAATTTTCCCTGAATTCATCGGGCATACATTCGGTGTTTATAATGGAAAAGAATTTATCCCAGTTTACGTGACTGAAGATATGGTTGGACACAAATTAGGTGAATTTGCTCCAACTCGTAAATTCGGTGGTCATGGTGACGACAAAGGGAAGAAATAG
- the rplV gene encoding 50S ribosomal protein L22, whose amino-acid sequence MEAIAKLNMIRISPRKVRLVVDAIRNKPVAHAIATLNNLDKVSTEPILKLLNSAIANAVNNNGMEADKLFVKTVFVNEGPTLKRFRPRAHGRAYEILKRTSHITIIVSDEVK is encoded by the coding sequence ATGGAAGCTATCGCAAAATTAAATATGATTCGTATCTCACCTAGAAAAGTAAGATTGGTTGTGGATGCAATTAGAAATAAACCTGTAGCTCACGCAATCGCTACTTTAAATAACTTAGATAAAGTATCAACTGAACCAATTTTAAAATTATTAAATTCAGCTATTGCAAATGCTGTTAATAATAACGGAATGGAAGCTGATAAATTATTTGTTAAAACTGTTTTTGTGAACGAAGGTCCAACATTAAAACGTTTCAGACCAAGAGCTCACGGAAGAGCATACGAAATTTTAAAAAGAACAAGTCATATTACAATCATTGTAAGTGATGAAGTTAAATAG
- the rplC gene encoding 50S ribosomal protein L3: MKGILGRKVEMTQIFTEDGRLVPVTVVEVLPNTVLQVKTLEKDGYVATQLGVQDKRANLVNKPETGHFKKATSAPKRYVKEIRNMEGFEFGTQVTADQIFVSGEFVDVTGISKGKGFQGSIVRHNYSRGPMGHGSGYHRGVGSMGAIINRIFKSKKMPGHMGHAKTTIQNLEVILVDAANNLMLIKGSIPGPKNQFVQVKQNVKGLKALEAAKLLSRKATIVEETPVVEAAPVVEAPIVEETSNVEEKPVVEESTTEVAE; encoded by the coding sequence ATGAAAGGAATCTTAGGACGTAAGGTAGAAATGACTCAAATTTTTACAGAAGATGGAAGATTAGTTCCAGTTACTGTTGTTGAAGTTCTACCAAATACAGTTTTACAAGTTAAGACTCTTGAAAAAGACGGATATGTTGCAACTCAATTAGGAGTTCAAGATAAAAGAGCTAATTTAGTAAACAAACCAGAAACAGGTCACTTTAAAAAAGCTACTTCTGCACCTAAGCGCTACGTAAAAGAAATCAGAAACATGGAAGGTTTTGAATTCGGTACTCAAGTTACTGCTGATCAAATCTTTGTTTCTGGAGAATTCGTTGACGTTACAGGAATATCAAAAGGAAAAGGTTTCCAAGGATCAATCGTAAGACATAACTACTCAAGAGGACCAATGGGTCATGGGTCAGGTTACCACCGTGGAGTTGGATCAATGGGAGCAATCATTAACCGTATTTTTAAATCTAAAAAAATGCCAGGACACATGGGACATGCTAAAACTACAATCCAAAACTTGGAAGTAATTTTAGTTGATGCTGCAAATAACTTAATGTTAATTAAAGGATCAATTCCTGGACCAAAAAACCAATTTGTTCAAGTTAAACAAAATGTTAAAGGTTTAAAAGCTTTAGAAGCAGCTAAATTATTATCAAGAAAAGCAACTATTGTTGAAGAAACACCAGTTGTTGAAGCAGCACCAGTTGTTGAAGCACCAATTGTAGAAGAAACTTCAAATGTTGAAGAAAAACCAGTTGTTGAAGAATCAACAACTGAAGTAGCGGAATAG
- the rpsC gene encoding 30S ribosomal protein S3, with protein sequence MGQKVSPNALRLGIVRDWENRWYAEKGQYVTWLAQDIKIRDVLKKLLKDAAVSKIDIERTSRDLTLVIKTARPAIVKGDNNKRFEDITLAVRKTVKNKNLDVQIKVVEISNPDADATLVARWIGEQISNRASFRTVQKLAIRKALKSPGVKGIKTSVSGRLGGVEMARTEGYLEGSVPLTTLRSDIDYALYEAKTTYGQIGVKVWINHGEVFQAKNKKDGKVMETKPKGGQR encoded by the coding sequence ATGGGACAAAAAGTATCACCAAATGCATTACGTTTAGGAATAGTTAGAGACTGAGAAAACAGATGATATGCTGAAAAAGGTCAATATGTAACTTGATTAGCTCAAGATATTAAAATTCGTGATGTATTGAAAAAATTATTAAAAGATGCAGCAGTTTCTAAAATTGATATCGAAAGAACTTCAAGAGATTTAACTTTAGTTATCAAAACTGCTCGTCCAGCTATTGTTAAAGGTGATAACAACAAACGTTTTGAAGATATCACTTTAGCTGTAAGAAAAACTGTTAAAAATAAAAATTTAGATGTACAAATTAAAGTTGTTGAAATTTCTAATCCAGATGCAGATGCTACTTTAGTTGCTCGTTGAATTGGAGAACAAATTTCAAACCGTGCTTCATTTAGAACAGTTCAAAAATTAGCAATTAGAAAAGCATTAAAATCACCAGGAGTTAAAGGTATTAAAACATCTGTAAGTGGACGTTTAGGAGGGGTTGAAATGGCTCGTACTGAAGGTTACTTAGAAGGTTCAGTACCATTGACAACTTTAAGATCAGATATTGATTATGCATTATATGAAGCAAAAACTACTTATGGTCAAATCGGGGTTAAAGTTTGAATTAACCACGGTGAAGTTTTCCAAGCTAAAAACAAAAAAGATGGAAAAGTAATGGAAACTAAACCAAAAGGAGGTCAAAGATAA
- the rplD gene encoding 50S ribosomal protein L4 → MKLQVLDVKGSKVKDITLNDNVWGIEPHAQAIYDTVISQQAAIRQGTKKVKTRAEVSGGGRKPWRQKGTGRARQGSIRAPQWRGGGVTFGPTPDINYKKSINKKVRALAFKSALSIKANENNLIIVDKFDFSKPSTKEMVGVMKNLNIDDQKTLIITKEKEQLVIKSANNICGVKTLPANQLNVFDLLNATKLVMTEEAAMAVEGVYA, encoded by the coding sequence ATGAAATTACAAGTATTAGATGTTAAAGGTTCTAAAGTAAAAGATATTACTTTAAACGATAATGTTTGAGGAATCGAACCTCATGCTCAAGCTATTTATGACACTGTTATATCTCAACAAGCTGCAATAAGACAAGGAACAAAAAAGGTTAAAACTCGTGCTGAAGTTTCAGGAGGAGGACGTAAACCTTGAAGACAAAAAGGAACAGGACGTGCTCGTCAAGGATCTATTAGAGCACCTCAATGAAGAGGTGGGGGAGTTACTTTTGGTCCAACACCAGACATTAACTACAAAAAATCTATAAATAAAAAAGTTAGAGCATTAGCTTTCAAATCAGCATTATCAATTAAAGCTAATGAAAACAACTTAATAATCGTTGACAAATTCGATTTTTCTAAACCATCAACTAAAGAAATGGTCGGAGTTATGAAAAACTTAAATATTGATGATCAAAAAACATTAATAATTACAAAAGAAAAAGAACAATTAGTTATTAAATCAGCAAACAACATTTGCGGAGTTAAAACTTTACCAGCTAACCAATTAAATGTATTTGATTTATTAAATGCAACTAAATTGGTTATGACTGAAGAAGCTGCTATGGCTGTGGAAGGAGTGTACGCATAA
- the rplP gene encoding 50S ribosomal protein L16: MLIPKRTKYRKPHRVSYEGKAKGAKKVDFGEFGLMALDGAWINDHQIEAARVALTRYMKRDGKVWVRIFPHMSMTKKPAEVRMGSGKGNPEFWVAVVKQGTVMFEIAGVSEEIAREALRLAMHKLPIRCKFVKRGEE, from the coding sequence ATGTTAATCCCAAAGAGAACAAAATATCGTAAACCTCACCGTGTTAGTTATGAAGGAAAAGCTAAAGGAGCTAAAAAAGTTGACTTTGGTGAATTCGGATTAATGGCATTAGATGGTGCATGAATTAATGATCATCAAATCGAAGCAGCCCGTGTTGCTTTAACACGTTACATGAAACGTGATGGAAAAGTTTGAGTAAGAATTTTCCCTCACATGTCAATGACAAAAAAACCTGCTGAAGTACGTATGGGATCTGGAAAAGGTAACCCTGAGTTTTGAGTAGCAGTTGTAAAACAAGGGACAGTAATGTTCGAAATTGCTGGCGTATCTGAAGAAATCGCAAGAGAAGCTTTAAGATTGGCTATGCATAAATTACCAATTCGTTGCAAATTTGTTAAGAGAGGTGAAGAATAA
- the rplB gene encoding 50S ribosomal protein L2, giving the protein MAIKKYKATTNGRRNMTTIDYSQVLTTGTPEKSLVTSLNAKAGRNNQGRITTRHKGSGHKRKYRVIDFKRNKLDIVGTIATVEYDPNRNAFICLVNYIDGEKRYILFAKGMEVGMKVVASEHADIKIGNAAPLKNIPEGTLVHNVELRPGKGGQMARSAGASVQILGKDEDGKYVTLRLASGEVRKVLAECFATIGEVGNEEYNLVNWGKAGRNRWKGIRPTVRGSVMNPNDHPHGGGEGRTPIGRKKPVTPWGKAALGVQTRNKKKASQKLIVRRRNK; this is encoded by the coding sequence ATGGCAATTAAAAAATATAAAGCGACCACGAATGGTCGCAGAAATATGACAACTATTGATTACAGCCAAGTTTTAACAACTGGAACACCTGAAAAATCATTAGTGACATCATTAAATGCTAAAGCCGGGAGAAATAACCAAGGTAGAATTACAACTCGCCACAAAGGTTCGGGACATAAACGTAAATACCGTGTTATTGATTTCAAAAGAAATAAATTAGATATCGTAGGAACTATTGCAACTGTTGAATACGATCCAAATAGAAACGCATTCATTTGTTTAGTAAATTATATTGACGGAGAAAAACGTTATATCTTATTTGCAAAAGGGATGGAAGTAGGAATGAAAGTTGTGGCATCAGAGCATGCTGATATTAAAATCGGAAATGCTGCACCTTTAAAAAATATTCCAGAAGGGACATTGGTTCACAACGTTGAATTACGTCCTGGAAAAGGTGGACAAATGGCTAGATCAGCTGGTGCATCTGTTCAAATTTTAGGAAAAGACGAAGATGGTAAATATGTAACTCTTCGTTTAGCTTCAGGAGAAGTAAGAAAAGTATTGGCTGAATGTTTCGCAACAATCGGCGAAGTAGGAAACGAAGAATACAACTTAGTTAACTGAGGAAAAGCCGGACGTAACCGTTGAAAAGGAATTCGTCCAACAGTTCGTGGTTCAGTTATGAACCCTAACGATCACCCACACGGAGGGGGAGAAGGACGTACACCAATTGGTCGTAAGAAACCTGTTACTCCATGGGGGAAAGCTGCTTTAGGAGTGCAAACTCGTAATAAGAAAAAAGCATCTCAAAAATTGATCGTAAGAAGAAGAAATAAATAG
- a CDS encoding ABC transporter ATP-binding protein has translation MQNFIVIDNATKKYGDHIGNFNININIKKGETFAIVGPNGAGKTTLIRQILGFIKSDEGTVAINNFNSWINREEIMKFTGYVAGEISLYDDFTGIKFLKLVSKMKKDSDWQFVEKLIKHFDLDASRKIKKMSKGMKQKIAIIAATMNKPAFLVLDEPTSGLDPIMQQKFKELINKLKKEFSTTIIICSHIFEEVINFSDRVGILKKGVLIDEYNVGKTGIKELNKKFKKIFEEEGVL, from the coding sequence ATGCAAAACTTTATAGTTATTGATAATGCAACTAAAAAATACGGAGATCACATTGGGAATTTTAATATAAACATTAACATTAAAAAGGGAGAGACTTTTGCTATTGTTGGACCTAACGGTGCTGGGAAAACTACTTTGATTAGGCAAATATTAGGTTTTATAAAAAGTGACGAAGGAACTGTCGCTATAAATAATTTTAATTCTTGAATTAATCGAGAAGAAATTATGAAATTTACTGGTTATGTTGCTGGAGAAATTAGTTTGTATGATGATTTTACAGGAATAAAATTTTTAAAACTTGTTTCAAAAATGAAAAAAGATTCTGATTGGCAATTCGTTGAAAAATTAATCAAACATTTTGATTTGGATGCTTCACGTAAAATTAAAAAAATGTCTAAAGGAATGAAACAAAAAATAGCTATTATTGCCGCAACTATGAATAAACCTGCATTTTTAGTTTTAGACGAACCAACTTCAGGACTAGACCCGATTATGCAACAAAAATTTAAAGAATTAATCAATAAATTAAAAAAGGAATTTAGCACAACAATTATTATTTGTTCACATATATTTGAAGAAGTGATTAATTTTTCTGATAGAGTTGGAATATTAAAAAAAGGTGTCTTGATTGATGAATATAATGTTGGAAAAACAGGAATTAAAGAATTAAACAAAAAATTTAAGAAAATTTTTGAAGAAGAAGGAGTTCTGTAA
- a CDS encoding HAD-IIB family hydrolase gives MKLKDLDKKRLILVDLDGTTLKNDGESIHPKTKKALLKAKDAGHIVCIVTGRPFRAMANIYRELKLDTILANFDGAHISDPSKREFKRIVLSVNYDIIREIINEPTIKDSVENIVFEYYDKVLIWKEDAKLDAFFHISDIKQSVYDQLIVGDPWTLWNGPSTNIVLKLKGDKYTNRVIRALAKFQDAVQIQSDILYGVKNSDEKPVITLTNKIASKGFAADIIAQYYNKDIRDVIAFGDQLNDFAMLQKVGIGIAMRNGNESLKFVSNGITHHTNDEGGVGEYLDALLSGKEI, from the coding sequence ATGAAACTTAAAGATTTAGATAAAAAAAGATTAATATTAGTTGATTTAGATGGGACTACATTAAAAAATGATGGAGAGTCGATTCATCCCAAAACTAAAAAAGCTTTACTAAAAGCGAAAGATGCAGGACATATTGTTTGCATCGTGACAGGGCGACCTTTCAGAGCGATGGCTAATATCTATAGAGAGTTAAAATTAGACACCATTTTAGCTAATTTTGATGGTGCTCATATTTCTGATCCAAGTAAAAGAGAATTTAAAAGAATCGTTCTTTCAGTAAACTATGATATTATTCGTGAAATAATTAATGAACCAACAATCAAAGACTCGGTTGAAAATATTGTGTTTGAATATTACGATAAAGTTTTAATTTGAAAAGAAGATGCAAAGTTAGATGCTTTTTTTCATATTAGTGATATTAAACAAAGTGTTTATGATCAACTTATTGTTGGTGATCCATGAACACTTTGAAATGGGCCTTCAACTAACATCGTTTTAAAACTTAAAGGTGATAAATATACTAACCGTGTTATTCGTGCTTTAGCTAAATTCCAAGATGCTGTACAAATTCAAAGTGATATTCTATATGGGGTTAAAAATAGTGATGAAAAACCGGTAATCACATTAACTAACAAAATTGCCTCTAAGGGTTTTGCAGCAGACATTATTGCTCAATATTACAACAAAGATATTCGTGATGTAATTGCTTTTGGTGATCAATTAAATGATTTTGCAATGTTGCAAAAAGTTGGAATTGGAATAGCCATGCGAAACGGTAACGAATCATTAAAATTTGTATCAAATGGTATTACTCACCATACCAATGATGAAGGCGGAGTTGGAGAATATTTAGATGCTTTATTAAGCGGAAAAGAAATTTAG
- the rpsJ gene encoding 30S ribosomal protein S10 has product MADQKMRIKLKGYDHAIIDQSIAKIIEAAEGTGAKVRGPIPLPTDKEIVTILRAVHKYKSSREQFEMRTHKRLLEIINPTPTTIDTLKRVKLPSGVEIEIKL; this is encoded by the coding sequence ATGGCAGACCAAAAAATGAGAATTAAACTTAAGGGTTATGACCACGCAATCATTGATCAAAGCATTGCAAAGATCATTGAAGCTGCTGAAGGAACAGGTGCTAAAGTAAGAGGACCTATCCCATTACCAACGGACAAAGAAATCGTTACAATTCTTCGTGCTGTTCACAAATACAAGTCATCACGTGAACAATTCGAAATGAGAACACACAAAAGATTACTAGAAATTATCAATCCAACACCTACAACAATTGACACTTTAAAAAGAGTTAAATTACCATCAGGTGTTGAAATTGAAATTAAACTTTAG
- the rpmC gene encoding 50S ribosomal protein L29, translated as MPKKNPITDLKAKSVDELIQLGETKRAELFALKFQAAVGSLEKTHHIPTIRKEIARIELVLGEKRRAGENTNKTIKANYNEAVANAEQSGKAVREKHRKMIEEMQAEQFGGVDADAMAAAMANGDNAIEGENK; from the coding sequence ATGCCTAAAAAAAATCCAATCACTGATTTAAAAGCTAAATCAGTTGATGAATTAATTCAATTAGGTGAAACTAAAAGAGCTGAATTATTCGCTCTTAAATTCCAAGCGGCTGTAGGAAGCTTAGAAAAAACTCACCATATCCCTACAATTAGAAAAGAAATTGCAAGAATTGAACTAGTTCTAGGTGAAAAACGTAGAGCTGGAGAAAACACTAACAAAACAATTAAGGCAAACTACAATGAAGCAGTAGCTAACGCTGAACAATCAGGAAAAGCAGTTCGTGAAAAGCATAGAAAAATGATCGAAGAAATGCAAGCTGAACAATTCGGTGGAGTTGATGCTGATGCTATGGCAGCTGCTATGGCAAACGGAGATAACGCAATCGAAGGAGAAAACAAATAA
- the alaS gene encoding alanine--tRNA ligase translates to MKKLTTNQIRKMWLDFFKEKKHHFLAPVSLIPVDDPSLLWINSGVATLKPYFDGRKTPPAPRLTNSQKAIRTNDIENVGVTARHQTMFEMLGNFSIGEYFKKEAIEFAWELLTSSKWFAIPVDKLYITVFSEDKEAYKIWTEVIGIAPDHIFSLGRETNFWDVGQGPCGPNTEMFFDRGEKWDPKKIGPRLIADDIENDRFIEIWNIVFSQFNNDGTNNYTELPRKNIDTGAGLERIASIFQDTPTNFETDIFFPTIKKVETLCDPQYTYSIDNYMNPTPEQTKINTAFKVIADHVRATSFAIADGVFPGNKDRGYIIRRLIRRSSVYGKELGIRTAFLYKLVIEVINAMGEFYPYLKTKQTLIEEAIRTEEEKFLKTLAKGYELLEKIINEDNKVSAKNALLLFESFGFPIEQTLEIAEKRNVDVDLVGFEKLLAETKESTRNARKDLKAWDKQNELFTKLTVESKFTGWEETEHENSQIVFMFSGQQEIQTVTNDTTFVILDKTPFYAEKGGQAADTGTMSNDTANAIVLDTQQGPNHQHIHQIKVNGTLKVGDHITAKVDEDKRIYTMKNHSGTHMVHSALREVLGSTVMQAGSFNDENGLRMDFTFNRNATEQELKAVENLVIKKIHESINREVHFCSMNDAINKYHALAFFADKYDDIVRVVKFGDFSSELCGGTHVENTKDIEDFIITGIESKGSGLFRIKCLTSFETVNEYLRNQFKHYFEEVEILIDKYNIAKNHLVDKQIEQHFDKIKSLEISKNNLDIVKKLISEFKDLYKSYDKKINDILMAQKLNQFKDLKPTLNSHGVNEIKLFTKGLNIADLKQLADELRNKFADLILILGSETENDNFIVVAVSRSLQNKYRAIDIFNNLKEFTTKGGGNANLAQGKYFYKQ, encoded by the coding sequence ATGAAAAAATTAACAACAAATCAAATTAGAAAAATGTGATTAGATTTTTTTAAAGAAAAAAAACATCATTTTTTAGCGCCAGTATCATTAATTCCGGTTGATGATCCTTCTTTACTTTGGATTAACTCTGGTGTTGCCACATTAAAACCTTATTTCGATGGCCGCAAAACTCCTCCTGCACCAAGATTGACTAATTCTCAAAAAGCAATCAGAACTAACGATATTGAAAATGTCGGAGTAACTGCACGTCACCAGACAATGTTTGAAATGTTGGGTAATTTTTCAATTGGAGAATATTTTAAAAAAGAGGCTATTGAATTTGCTTGAGAATTGTTAACTTCTTCTAAATGATTTGCCATTCCGGTAGATAAACTTTATATTACTGTTTTTAGCGAAGATAAAGAAGCATATAAAATTTGAACAGAAGTAATTGGTATCGCCCCTGATCATATTTTTTCTCTTGGAAGAGAAACTAACTTTTGAGATGTTGGTCAAGGACCTTGCGGGCCTAATACAGAAATGTTTTTTGATCGTGGTGAAAAATGAGATCCTAAAAAAATTGGACCTAGATTAATTGCTGATGATATTGAAAATGATCGCTTTATTGAAATTTGAAATATTGTATTCTCACAATTTAATAATGACGGAACTAACAACTATACTGAGTTGCCAAGAAAAAATATTGATACAGGTGCTGGTTTAGAAAGAATTGCTTCAATTTTTCAAGATACACCAACTAACTTTGAAACTGATATTTTCTTTCCAACAATTAAAAAAGTAGAAACATTGTGTGACCCTCAATATACTTATTCAATCGATAATTATATGAATCCAACTCCTGAACAAACTAAAATTAATACTGCTTTTAAAGTTATTGCCGATCACGTTAGAGCAACATCTTTTGCGATTGCTGATGGTGTTTTCCCAGGTAACAAAGATCGTGGGTATATCATTAGAAGATTAATTCGTCGTTCGTCTGTTTATGGTAAAGAATTAGGAATTCGAACAGCCTTTTTATATAAATTAGTTATTGAAGTTATTAATGCTATGGGTGAATTTTATCCATATTTAAAAACTAAACAAACTTTGATTGAAGAAGCAATTAGAACTGAAGAAGAAAAGTTTTTAAAAACTCTAGCAAAAGGTTATGAGTTATTAGAAAAAATAATTAACGAAGACAATAAGGTTTCGGCAAAAAATGCACTTTTATTATTTGAATCATTTGGTTTTCCAATTGAACAAACTTTGGAAATTGCTGAAAAAAGAAATGTTGATGTTGATCTAGTAGGTTTTGAAAAATTGTTGGCAGAAACCAAAGAATCAACACGTAATGCTCGAAAAGATTTAAAAGCTTGAGATAAACAAAATGAATTATTTACAAAATTAACTGTTGAATCAAAATTTACTGGGTGAGAAGAAACAGAACATGAAAATTCTCAAATTGTCTTTATGTTTTCCGGACAACAAGAAATTCAAACTGTAACTAATGATACTACTTTTGTAATTTTAGATAAAACTCCATTTTATGCAGAAAAAGGTGGTCAAGCAGCAGACACGGGAACAATGAGTAATGATACTGCTAACGCTATTGTTTTGGACACTCAACAAGGACCTAATCATCAACACATTCATCAAATAAAAGTTAATGGAACATTAAAAGTTGGTGATCATATCACAGCTAAAGTTGATGAAGATAAAAGAATCTACACAATGAAAAACCATTCAGGAACTCATATGGTTCACTCAGCATTAAGAGAAGTATTGGGTTCAACAGTTATGCAAGCAGGTTCATTCAACGACGAAAACGGTTTAAGAATGGATTTTACTTTTAATCGTAATGCCACAGAACAAGAACTAAAAGCAGTTGAAAACTTAGTTATTAAAAAGATTCATGAAAGCATTAATCGTGAAGTTCATTTTTGTTCAATGAACGACGCAATTAATAAATACCATGCTTTAGCTTTTTTTGCAGACAAATATGATGATATTGTACGTGTTGTTAAGTTTGGTGATTTCTCTTCTGAACTTTGTGGAGGAACTCATGTTGAAAATACTAAAGATATTGAGGACTTTATTATTACCGGTATTGAGTCTAAAGGATCAGGATTATTTAGAATTAAATGTTTAACATCTTTTGAAACAGTCAACGAATATTTAAGAAATCAATTTAAGCATTATTTTGAAGAAGTTGAAATCTTAATTGATAAATACAACATTGCTAAAAATCATTTAGTTGATAAACAAATTGAACAACATTTTGATAAAATTAAGTCTTTAGAAATTTCTAAAAATAATCTTGATATAGTTAAAAAATTGATTAGTGAATTTAAAGATCTTTACAAAAGTTATGATAAAAAAATTAATGATATATTAATGGCGCAAAAATTAAATCAATTCAAGGATTTAAAACCAACATTAAATAGTCATGGTGTTAATGAAATAAAATTATTTACTAAAGGTTTAAATATTGCAGATTTAAAACAATTAGCCGACGAGCTTAGAAATAAATTTGCAGATTTAATTCTAATTTTGGGTAGCGAAACTGAAAATGATAATTTTATTGTTGTAGCTGTTTCGCGTTCTTTACAAAATAAATACCGAGCAATTGATATTTTTAATAATTTAAAAGAATTCACAACCAAAGGTGGGGGTAACGCCAACCTGGCTCAAGGAAAATATTTTTATAAACAATAA